A section of the Pimelobacter simplex genome encodes:
- a CDS encoding amphi-Trp domain-containing protein: MDLFETDHAERISREAAADRLRAIADALSRHNSLEIDKNGRRITVSVPDEVELKVEIEVGDENELEIEISW, translated from the coding sequence ATGGACCTCTTCGAGACCGACCACGCCGAGCGCATCAGCCGCGAGGCCGCTGCCGACCGCCTCCGGGCCATCGCCGACGCGCTCTCGCGCCACAACTCCCTCGAGATCGACAAGAACGGCCGCCGGATCACGGTCAGCGTGCCGGACGAGGTCGAGCTCAAGGTCGAGATCGAGGTGGGTGACGAGAACGAGCTGGAGATCGAGATCAGCTGGTGA
- a CDS encoding YoaK family protein: MIARLSAVPHERFHLGALLVLTFSTGIIDAVGYLGLDRVFTGNMTGNVVILGMGLAGADDLPVVGPLLALVGFMVGAALAGRVLRAAAAGWSGRTTALFAAVGVVVLGLAVVLMVVGDEPGREVQVVLTTVLGTAMGVQAATARFLAVKDVTTVVVTSTITGLASDSVFGSGDGKGSGRRVLAVALILVGALVGAALLKAGLGVALVVAGLVILVPTLAGALRARRIAVTSPVGG; this comes from the coding sequence GTGATCGCCCGCCTCTCCGCCGTCCCCCACGAGCGCTTCCACCTCGGTGCCCTGCTCGTGCTGACCTTCTCGACCGGGATCATCGACGCCGTCGGCTACCTCGGCCTCGACCGCGTCTTCACCGGCAACATGACGGGCAATGTCGTCATCCTCGGCATGGGTCTGGCGGGCGCCGACGACCTGCCGGTGGTCGGCCCGCTGCTCGCCCTGGTGGGCTTCATGGTCGGGGCGGCGCTGGCCGGCCGGGTGCTGCGCGCGGCCGCCGCCGGCTGGAGCGGGCGGACGACGGCGCTGTTCGCGGCGGTGGGCGTCGTCGTCCTCGGGCTCGCGGTGGTGCTGATGGTGGTCGGGGACGAGCCGGGGCGTGAGGTCCAGGTGGTGCTCACCACCGTCCTCGGTACGGCGATGGGGGTGCAGGCCGCGACCGCGCGCTTCCTCGCGGTCAAGGACGTCACGACGGTCGTCGTCACCTCGACGATCACCGGGCTGGCCTCGGACTCCGTGTTCGGCAGCGGCGACGGCAAGGGCTCGGGGCGGCGGGTGCTGGCGGTCGCGCTGATCCTGGTCGGGGCGCTCGTCGGCGCCGCGCTGCTCAAGGCCGGACTCGGGGTCGCGCTGGTGGTCGCCGGCCTGGTGATCCTCGTCCCGACCCTCGCCGGAGCCCTGCGCGCTCGCAGGATCGCGGTGACCAGCCCCGTGGGAGGGTGA
- a CDS encoding MFS transporter, whose amino-acid sequence MDTEQRLSRTTVAALCVTEFCALGALVIPLVVGLSLLVRGVESGLALETRLSWVETAGALTAMSLNPVWGWLSDRTVRRSGHRTPWIVGGTVVGCAAVVTATYMTTLPALVLVWACAQMSYSATFAALYGTLSDVVHPADRARVSGWFAAAATGAISFGGLVGYALLTGHLGVALSEPRVAFVLLAFVAVPVAIVASLHLRTLTPRTRVAEPEPAPVAAPLAGAGSAYWWLWLQRLFAQASYSCLTVYGVFFLIRRAGEEAHDAAATVALVTAIGAALGMAMAVGGSRALARRIGYRPVMAAGILLLLGANVLLALSASTPAFVIALLCAGTGLGTYVALDLAVALTVLPPTANGRFLGYFNIARTLPQSVVPALGPLFLALGSGDLLGADRSRNYFAFFAFGSVLSLVALVLLARLTVPDHRDPRKGGEMRDEVPASPVS is encoded by the coding sequence GTGGACACCGAGCAACGCCTGAGCCGGACGACCGTCGCGGCCCTCTGCGTCACCGAGTTCTGCGCCCTCGGCGCGCTCGTCATCCCGCTCGTGGTGGGCCTGAGCCTGCTCGTGCGCGGGGTCGAGTCCGGGCTCGCGCTGGAGACCCGGCTCAGCTGGGTCGAGACGGCCGGCGCCCTGACCGCGATGTCGCTCAACCCGGTGTGGGGCTGGCTCAGCGACCGCACCGTGCGCCGCAGCGGCCACCGCACGCCGTGGATCGTGGGTGGCACCGTCGTCGGCTGCGCCGCGGTCGTGACGGCGACCTACATGACCACCCTGCCCGCGCTGGTCCTCGTGTGGGCCTGCGCGCAGATGTCTTACAGCGCGACCTTCGCCGCGCTCTACGGCACCCTCTCCGACGTGGTGCACCCGGCAGACCGGGCGCGCGTGTCCGGCTGGTTCGCGGCTGCGGCGACCGGAGCGATCAGCTTCGGCGGCCTGGTCGGCTACGCGCTGCTCACCGGGCACCTCGGCGTCGCGCTCAGCGAGCCCCGCGTGGCGTTCGTGCTCCTGGCGTTCGTCGCGGTGCCGGTGGCGATCGTCGCGAGCCTGCACCTGCGCACCCTCACGCCGCGGACCCGCGTCGCCGAGCCCGAGCCCGCGCCGGTGGCCGCGCCGCTGGCGGGCGCGGGCTCGGCGTACTGGTGGCTGTGGCTGCAGCGCCTGTTCGCCCAGGCCTCCTACAGCTGCCTGACGGTCTACGGCGTCTTCTTCCTCATCCGCCGTGCGGGCGAGGAAGCCCACGACGCGGCCGCCACGGTCGCCCTGGTCACGGCCATCGGTGCCGCGCTCGGCATGGCGATGGCGGTCGGCGGCTCCCGGGCCCTGGCCCGCCGGATCGGCTACCGCCCGGTGATGGCCGCCGGCATCCTGCTCCTGCTCGGCGCCAACGTGCTGCTCGCGCTGTCGGCCAGCACCCCTGCGTTCGTGATCGCCCTCCTCTGCGCCGGCACCGGCCTCGGCACGTACGTCGCCCTCGACCTCGCCGTCGCGCTGACCGTGCTCCCGCCGACCGCGAACGGCCGGTTCCTCGGCTACTTCAACATCGCCCGGACCCTGCCGCAGTCGGTGGTCCCGGCGCTCGGCCCGCTCTTCCTGGCGCTCGGCTCCGGGGACCTGCTCGGTGCGGACCGGTCGCGCAACTACTTCGCCTTCTTCGCGTTCGGCAGCGTGCTCTCGCTGGTCGCGCTGGTGCTCCTCGCCCGGCTCACCGTCCCGGACCACCGCGACCCCCGAAAGGGGGGTGAGATGCGGGATGAGGTTCCCGCCTCGCCCGTGTCCTGA
- a CDS encoding helix-turn-helix transcriptional regulator, whose protein sequence is MLEVDLEPAIPTETQPVAAREPAEIAELEQQADHRFRTGTDDCGLTAAHALGDPDRMGRIIDRWGVDLAHSAHGALMFEIAAELPLDLATSLPGLGFRFEDIGRLPIGTTPIGLPRTAREAEAEFARHGDLRLRQALLPLVTRRRLGRFDEAMAIVRAAVPLAEASVYPWYGERGRILPYWHLQAGITAQVAGDLDAARRWFLSAWTHHTRDPYGFVARAIAGKLALVDAVRGDHVASATWLERAGEQTRRPDLWIDRFVESNLTATAAIRASDALDPQAESRLGAMPHPTQRGEQWAVFLWIHVSHALARGDAGRASRYLDDALEAQRDEVSGSGLAAGLVRLLRADVHLALGQANQALAELDGAPDIAGAARVVRARTLLLSGDPTPALHEAELVVQDDTASPRAVTEALLVVAAARHAAGDRPGAVAALRRAVGRVQEQDLARALATVPRTALDDLASDVPALAALLAVLDERGVVDVYPAAVSLITVTKRERDLLSDLSSGISLTEIAKANYVSINTTRTHLANLRRKLDARSRDEVVVRARQLGLLRGELM, encoded by the coding sequence GTGCTCGAGGTCGACCTCGAACCCGCGATCCCGACGGAGACCCAACCGGTCGCCGCGCGGGAGCCTGCCGAGATCGCCGAGCTCGAGCAGCAGGCCGACCACCGCTTCCGGACCGGCACCGACGACTGCGGCCTCACCGCGGCCCACGCGCTCGGCGACCCGGACCGGATGGGCCGGATCATCGACCGGTGGGGCGTCGACCTGGCGCACAGCGCCCACGGCGCGCTGATGTTCGAGATCGCGGCCGAGCTGCCGCTCGACCTCGCGACGTCGCTGCCCGGCCTGGGCTTCCGGTTCGAGGACATCGGCCGGTTGCCGATCGGCACCACCCCGATCGGCCTGCCGCGCACCGCACGGGAGGCCGAGGCGGAGTTCGCCCGCCACGGCGACCTGCGGCTGCGCCAGGCCCTGCTGCCGCTGGTCACCCGGCGCCGCCTGGGCCGGTTCGACGAGGCGATGGCGATCGTGCGGGCCGCGGTGCCGCTGGCCGAGGCCAGCGTCTACCCCTGGTACGGCGAGCGCGGCCGGATCCTCCCCTACTGGCACCTCCAGGCGGGCATCACCGCCCAGGTCGCGGGCGACCTCGACGCCGCCCGCCGCTGGTTCCTCAGCGCCTGGACCCACCACACGCGGGACCCCTACGGCTTCGTCGCCCGGGCCATCGCCGGCAAGCTCGCCCTCGTGGACGCCGTCCGCGGCGACCACGTCGCGAGCGCGACCTGGCTGGAGCGGGCCGGGGAGCAGACCCGCCGTCCGGACCTGTGGATCGACCGCTTCGTCGAGTCGAACCTGACCGCGACCGCGGCCATCCGGGCCAGCGACGCCCTGGACCCGCAGGCCGAGAGCCGGCTCGGCGCGATGCCCCACCCGACCCAGCGCGGCGAGCAGTGGGCAGTGTTCCTGTGGATCCACGTCAGCCACGCGCTGGCCCGCGGGGACGCCGGCCGGGCGAGCCGGTACCTCGACGACGCCCTGGAGGCCCAGCGGGACGAGGTGTCCGGGAGCGGCCTGGCCGCCGGTCTCGTCCGCCTGCTGCGCGCCGACGTCCACCTCGCGCTGGGCCAGGCGAACCAGGCGCTCGCCGAGCTCGACGGGGCGCCCGACATCGCCGGTGCGGCGCGCGTCGTCCGGGCCCGGACCCTGCTGCTCAGCGGCGACCCGACGCCCGCGCTGCACGAGGCCGAGCTCGTCGTCCAGGACGACACCGCGAGTCCGCGGGCCGTCACCGAGGCGCTCCTCGTGGTGGCCGCCGCCCGGCACGCCGCGGGCGACCGGCCCGGTGCCGTGGCGGCCCTGCGCCGGGCCGTCGGGCGGGTGCAGGAGCAGGACCTCGCCCGCGCGCTCGCGACCGTGCCCCGTACGGCGCTCGACGACCTCGCCTCCGACGTCCCCGCGCTGGCGGCACTGCTGGCGGTCCTCGACGAGCGCGGGGTCGTCGACGTCTATCCCGCGGCGGTCTCCCTGATCACGGTGACCAAGCGCGAGCGCGACCTGCTGAGCGACCTGAGCTCGGGGATCTCCCTCACCGAGATCGCCAAGGCCAACTACGTCTCGATCAACACCACGCGCACCCACCTGGCCAACCTGCGCCGCAAGCTCGACGCCCGCTCCCGCGACGAGGTCGTCGTCCGGGCGCGCCAGCTCGGGCTGCTGCGGGGCGAGCTCATGTAA
- a CDS encoding DUF7507 domain-containing protein, translating to MKMSVPERGTARRAAARSRVPLVVTMVLAVVTAGVGLLWPSAASAAGSGVLDIVITPVDLSNGATITDIEDGTHDNKVTYRVQYSCTTAACDGTQVQFSTPPTDPHGLLPAGQFILMYGSWVQPGAGGTIGGTDATGKVVDLGNLAAGTSGTFSVTYGYQASRNREIPNGSFYPEGTSVPMSATISSDSATGPKTSNSAVTWHIGTPTAVTSGLGVSNPTFDTDVQESYRIAVNPGNMRTNPGSNVAGDASLVATGNYKIVYTVPAEAVIDEASDDGVIDNANHTVTWTKGTAATPSYGARGGWGLAALSGFNSGGAATNNGLVGPADAATWGPRTVKVTFPGSNFPEADPTGCNFVKDVTSNLAVTVNYLDSARTQRTLNRDLTTKVACTNPFGGILTAKTVSNGVTTNEGDGDLGGGILAVNTPAPGEADTGNREWRVSAGNVGNVDATAVIDEPNLDQDHIKVQRIIAYQFSGAPAGWEASVDWVDNTGATGTAQLGNAAFVDAQPGRWFVSAKTTAPLPAGRILPSDNTATTMQMGYRFKIDDGAIPLTGQERTNTADVSMSYPADADGDGTPDDYTNLQGQPLPTRKVEQSRSRTVRYTQPLATLTPGFVGTPVVAGGGNPMPGTEVTFSMRALTSNVWPGTSVQPQLVFVAPVGWEVVPGSASFTANGTGATATAPAGVTYDYRTVTIGGEQRSVAVATYPSQVALSAATNDYWPTLSVKAKPTLAAVPGVQPIGAVWAGDQSGTWRDATGQGFVSGPNQFRVTALAADSGDVDADGDTTEEYAVQNNTFNLAVGASDGLSVLKELCIPDESAADGCAWVADPSQVHEIPVAESTVKYRITLRNAGNTTLHDVVAYDVLPYVGDTGLLANPPARGSQFNLLVDSIASSSPNLQLAYSASTNPARPQVNPGAAGTVDDWGAGAAGKKAIRMTVDGDLAAGATAEVVLVAAVAPGSPTNKTACNTVAADSNETLPAEPLAVCVIRAAGEPGLTLAKTAALTTDHGTPGVADKGDVITYTFTADNSGNVPLSDVSIDDTKAGLSAITPASVATLAPGDDTTFTATYTVTQADVDNGAAITNTATAEATDPDDGAVVSPPDSASTNVVTAAPSLLTDKEAELDDTNGNGKADKGEKIAYSFTVRNNGNVTVSGVAVDDPMVSGISPASATIAPGGQQVFTAGDYTVTQADVDSGGPIVNRASASGTAPGGGEVTSPDDTTSTDTVARAPGLSVDKSAALTTDHGAAGKADKDDVITYTFVVENTGNVTMTNVAIADALPGLSPTTPLQVATLAPGADTTFTATYTVTQADVDAGTPVHNSAVAQGKAPDGTTSSSTPDTTDTDVVAADPDLSIDKTAVLDDTNGNGAADKDEEIAYTFTVHNAGNVTLSGVKVTDLLPGLSAVSPVSVATLAPGADAVFTASYTTTQGDVDRGGSIDNSATASAKAPNDAPVTSVPDTTSTNLVPGAPGIVLDKKSVLDDTNGNGKADVGEEIAYTFEVENTGNVTATDVEVTDPEVTGITPASATIAPDDTVVFTADPYVVTQGDVDDGVVHNVAAASAKVPGGATVTSEDVDDVDTVEAHPDLGVVKSAEITVDAATAGKADVDDVVTYTFTVRNDGGATAFDVSVADALPGLSAVSPASVATLAPGAETEFTATYTVRRADVVRGGIENTASVTYRGPVRGGQQPAPVTDDSNTVTTPTGSIGAPTLTTKASSAKVAMSVGKGGVPNGVRLHDVVTISGFVTGGDASGTATLYGPVAKRSAGMCTPGRKVGSVAFVPRNGTVRTPAITVRKPGYYTWVVATSEDRRNDAASHACGLAAETTLVHRAEVGKVKIETGFTGPVVAGRQVRPASVSIPAIGMKAPLDVVGVRKGSMVIPENVRRGGWLQQSAAPGEVVGATVIAGHVSDRHDRPGAFGKLNKAKVGQVVTVRGTDGKVQKYRITKVYTQKRTKGFTGAPVSTTGAHQLTLVTCTGKVRYSSGRFHYTKNQVVIATPIG from the coding sequence ATGAAGATGTCCGTGCCCGAACGCGGGACGGCGAGGCGCGCAGCGGCGCGCTCGCGCGTCCCGCTCGTCGTGACGATGGTGCTCGCCGTCGTCACCGCAGGCGTGGGGCTGCTGTGGCCCTCCGCCGCGTCGGCCGCGGGGTCCGGCGTGCTCGACATCGTGATCACGCCGGTCGACCTGAGCAACGGCGCGACCATCACCGACATCGAGGACGGGACGCACGACAACAAGGTCACCTACCGGGTGCAGTACTCCTGCACCACCGCCGCGTGCGACGGCACCCAGGTGCAGTTCTCCACGCCGCCCACCGACCCCCACGGGCTGCTGCCGGCCGGCCAGTTCATCCTGATGTACGGCTCGTGGGTCCAGCCCGGCGCGGGCGGCACCATCGGCGGCACCGACGCGACCGGCAAGGTCGTCGACCTCGGCAACCTCGCCGCCGGTACGTCGGGCACCTTCTCGGTGACCTACGGCTACCAGGCCTCGCGCAACCGCGAGATCCCGAACGGCTCCTTCTACCCCGAGGGCACCTCGGTGCCGATGTCCGCGACGATCAGCTCCGACTCCGCGACCGGCCCGAAGACCTCGAACAGCGCCGTCACCTGGCACATCGGCACCCCGACGGCGGTGACGTCCGGCCTCGGTGTCTCGAACCCGACCTTCGACACCGACGTCCAGGAGTCGTACCGGATCGCCGTCAACCCCGGCAACATGCGCACCAACCCGGGCTCCAACGTCGCGGGTGACGCGTCGTTGGTCGCCACGGGCAACTACAAGATCGTCTACACCGTCCCGGCCGAGGCCGTGATCGACGAGGCCAGCGACGACGGGGTCATCGACAACGCCAACCACACGGTCACCTGGACCAAGGGCACCGCGGCGACCCCGTCGTACGGCGCTCGCGGTGGCTGGGGTCTCGCGGCCCTGAGCGGCTTCAACAGCGGCGGCGCCGCGACCAACAACGGCCTGGTCGGCCCGGCCGACGCGGCCACCTGGGGCCCGCGGACCGTCAAGGTGACCTTCCCGGGCAGCAACTTCCCCGAGGCGGACCCGACCGGCTGCAACTTCGTCAAGGACGTGACGTCGAACCTCGCGGTGACCGTCAACTACCTCGACAGCGCTCGCACGCAGCGGACGCTCAACCGCGACCTGACGACCAAGGTCGCCTGCACCAACCCCTTCGGCGGGATCCTGACCGCCAAGACCGTCTCGAACGGCGTCACCACCAACGAGGGTGACGGCGACCTGGGCGGCGGCATCCTCGCCGTCAACACCCCGGCTCCGGGTGAGGCCGACACGGGCAACCGCGAGTGGCGGGTCTCGGCCGGCAACGTCGGCAATGTCGACGCCACGGCCGTGATCGACGAGCCGAACCTCGACCAGGACCACATCAAGGTGCAGCGGATCATCGCCTACCAGTTCTCGGGCGCGCCCGCGGGCTGGGAGGCGAGCGTCGACTGGGTCGACAACACCGGAGCGACCGGCACCGCCCAGCTGGGCAACGCCGCCTTCGTCGACGCGCAGCCGGGCCGTTGGTTCGTCAGCGCCAAGACCACCGCGCCGCTCCCGGCCGGGCGGATCCTGCCGAGCGACAACACCGCGACCACGATGCAGATGGGCTACCGCTTCAAGATCGACGACGGGGCCATCCCGCTGACCGGCCAGGAGCGCACCAACACCGCCGACGTCTCCATGTCCTACCCGGCCGACGCCGACGGCGACGGCACCCCGGACGACTACACCAACCTGCAGGGTCAGCCCCTGCCGACGCGGAAGGTCGAGCAGTCGCGCTCGCGCACGGTCCGCTACACCCAGCCGCTGGCCACGCTGACCCCGGGCTTCGTGGGCACCCCCGTCGTGGCCGGCGGTGGCAACCCGATGCCGGGCACCGAGGTGACCTTCTCGATGCGCGCGCTGACCTCCAACGTCTGGCCCGGTACGTCGGTCCAGCCGCAGCTGGTCTTCGTCGCGCCGGTCGGGTGGGAGGTCGTCCCGGGCTCGGCGTCGTTCACCGCGAACGGCACGGGCGCGACGGCGACGGCGCCCGCCGGCGTCACGTACGACTACCGCACCGTCACCATCGGTGGCGAGCAGCGCTCGGTCGCCGTGGCGACGTACCCGAGCCAGGTCGCACTGAGCGCGGCGACCAACGACTACTGGCCGACGCTCTCGGTCAAGGCCAAGCCGACCCTCGCGGCGGTGCCGGGCGTGCAGCCGATCGGTGCGGTCTGGGCCGGTGACCAGAGCGGCACCTGGCGCGACGCGACCGGCCAGGGCTTCGTGTCCGGGCCGAACCAGTTCCGGGTCACCGCGCTGGCGGCCGACTCCGGAGACGTCGACGCCGACGGGGACACGACCGAGGAGTACGCGGTCCAGAACAACACCTTCAACCTCGCTGTCGGCGCCTCCGACGGCCTGAGCGTCCTCAAGGAGCTGTGCATCCCCGACGAGAGCGCGGCCGACGGTTGCGCGTGGGTCGCCGACCCGTCGCAGGTCCACGAGATCCCGGTCGCGGAGTCGACCGTGAAGTACCGGATCACGCTGCGCAACGCGGGCAACACGACCCTCCACGACGTCGTCGCGTACGACGTCCTGCCGTACGTCGGCGACACCGGCCTGCTGGCCAACCCGCCGGCCCGCGGCTCGCAGTTCAACCTGCTCGTCGACTCGATCGCCTCGAGCTCGCCGAACCTCCAGCTCGCCTACTCGGCCTCGACCAACCCGGCGCGCCCGCAGGTCAACCCGGGTGCGGCCGGCACGGTCGACGACTGGGGCGCCGGTGCCGCCGGCAAGAAGGCGATCCGGATGACCGTCGACGGCGACCTCGCCGCCGGCGCGACCGCCGAGGTGGTCCTCGTGGCCGCCGTGGCGCCGGGCTCGCCGACCAACAAGACCGCCTGCAACACGGTCGCCGCGGACTCGAACGAGACGCTGCCGGCCGAGCCGCTCGCGGTGTGCGTGATCCGCGCGGCGGGGGAGCCGGGCCTCACGCTCGCCAAGACCGCGGCGCTGACCACCGACCACGGCACGCCGGGGGTGGCCGACAAGGGGGACGTGATCACGTACACCTTCACCGCCGACAACAGCGGCAACGTCCCGCTGTCCGACGTGTCGATCGACGACACCAAGGCGGGGCTCTCGGCGATCACGCCGGCGAGCGTGGCCACGCTGGCTCCGGGCGACGACACCACGTTCACCGCGACGTACACGGTGACGCAGGCGGACGTCGACAACGGCGCGGCGATCACCAACACCGCGACCGCCGAGGCGACGGACCCGGACGACGGTGCGGTCGTCTCGCCGCCCGACTCCGCGTCGACCAACGTCGTGACGGCGGCGCCGAGCCTGCTGACGGACAAGGAGGCCGAGCTCGACGACACGAACGGCAACGGCAAGGCCGACAAGGGCGAGAAGATCGCCTACTCGTTCACGGTGCGCAACAACGGCAACGTGACGGTGAGCGGTGTTGCGGTCGACGACCCGATGGTCTCGGGGATCAGCCCGGCGTCGGCGACGATCGCGCCGGGTGGTCAGCAGGTGTTCACCGCGGGTGACTACACGGTGACCCAGGCGGACGTCGACAGTGGTGGTCCGATCGTGAACCGGGCGTCCGCGTCCGGTACGGCGCCCGGTGGTGGCGAGGTCACCTCGCCGGACGACACCACGTCGACCGACACAGTGGCCCGTGCGCCGGGTCTGTCGGTGGACAAGTCCGCGGCGCTGACGACCGATCACGGCGCGGCCGGCAAGGCGGACAAGGACGACGTCATCACCTACACGTTCGTGGTGGAGAACACCGGGAACGTGACGATGACGAACGTCGCGATCGCCGATGCCCTGCCGGGTCTCTCGCCGACGACGCCGCTGCAGGTCGCCACGCTGGCGCCGGGTGCGGACACGACGTTCACCGCGACGTACACGGTGACCCAGGCCGACGTGGACGCTGGTACGCCGGTGCACAACTCGGCCGTCGCCCAGGGCAAGGCGCCCGACGGCACGACGTCGAGCTCGACGCCGGACACGACCGACACCGACGTGGTGGCGGCCGACCCGGACCTGTCGATCGACAAGACCGCCGTGCTGGACGACACGAACGGCAACGGTGCCGCGGACAAGGACGAGGAGATCGCCTACACGTTCACGGTGCACAACGCCGGCAATGTCACCCTCAGCGGCGTGAAGGTCACCGACCTGCTGCCCGGCCTGAGCGCCGTCAGCCCGGTGAGCGTCGCGACGCTGGCCCCGGGTGCGGACGCGGTGTTCACCGCGTCGTACACGACGACCCAGGGCGACGTGGACCGCGGCGGCTCGATCGACAACTCCGCCACCGCGTCCGCGAAGGCGCCGAACGACGCCCCGGTGACCTCGGTCCCCGACACGACCAGCACCAACCTGGTGCCCGGTGCGCCGGGGATCGTGCTGGACAAGAAGTCGGTGCTCGACGACACCAACGGCAACGGCAAGGCCGACGTGGGTGAGGAGATCGCCTACACGTTCGAGGTGGAGAACACCGGCAACGTGACCGCGACGGACGTCGAGGTCACCGACCCCGAGGTCACCGGCATCACGCCGGCCAGCGCGACCATCGCCCCGGACGACACCGTGGTGTTCACCGCCGATCCCTACGTGGTGACGCAGGGTGACGTCGACGACGGCGTCGTGCACAACGTCGCGGCCGCCTCGGCGAAGGTGCCGGGTGGCGCGACCGTGACCAGCGAGGACGTCGACGACGTCGACACCGTCGAGGCCCACCCGGACCTGGGTGTCGTGAAGTCCGCGGAGATCACGGTGGACGCGGCCACGGCCGGCAAGGCCGACGTGGACGATGTCGTCACCTACACCTTCACGGTGCGCAACGACGGCGGTGCCACGGCGTTCGACGTCTCGGTCGCGGACGCCCTGCCGGGTCTGTCGGCGGTCTCGCCGGCCTCGGTGGCGACGCTCGCCCCGGGCGCGGAGACCGAGTTCACCGCGACGTACACGGTGAGGCGGGCGGACGTGGTGCGTGGCGGGATCGAGAACACCGCGTCGGTGACCTACCGCGGCCCCGTCCGCGGCGGCCAGCAGCCGGCTCCGGTCACGGACGACTCCAACACCGTCACCACCCCGACCGGCAGCATCGGTGCGCCGACGCTGACCACGAAGGCGTCGTCGGCCAAGGTCGCGATGAGTGTCGGCAAGGGTGGTGTCCCGAACGGGGTGCGGTTGCACGACGTGGTGACGATCAGCGGTTTCGTGACCGGTGGTGACGCGTCGGGTACGGCCACGCTGTACGGGCCGGTGGCGAAGCGTTCGGCGGGGATGTGCACGCCGGGGCGCAAGGTCGGTTCGGTGGCGTTCGTGCCGCGTAACGGCACGGTGCGTACGCCGGCGATCACGGTCCGCAAGCCGGGCTACTACACCTGGGTGGTCGCTACCAGTGAGGACCGGCGCAACGACGCTGCTTCGCATGCCTGTGGGTTGGCGGCGGAGACGACGCTGGTGCACCGTGCGGAGGTCGGCAAGGTCAAGATCGAGACCGGGTTCACCGGTCCGGTGGTCGCGGGCCGCCAGGTGCGTCCGGCGAGTGTGTCGATCCCGGCGATCGGGATGAAGGCTCCGTTGGACGTGGTGGGTGTGCGCAAGGGGTCAATGGTGATCCCGGAGAACGTGCGCCGTGGTGGCTGGCTGCAGCAGTCGGCTGCTCCTGGTGAGGTGGTCGGTGCGACCGTCATCGCCGGTCACGTCTCTGATCGTCATGACCGGCCGGGTGCGTTCGGGAAGCTGAACAAGGCCAAGGTGGGTCAGGTCGTCACCGTGCGGGGCACGGACGGCAAGGTGCAGAAGTACCGGATCACCAAGGTCTACACGCAGAAGCGGACCAAGGGCTTCACCGGTGCTCCGGTGTCGACCACCGGTGCCCACCAGCTCACGTTGGTGACCTGCACGGGCAAGGTCCGCTACAGCAGCGGCCGGTTCCACTACACGAAGAACCAGGTCGTGATCGCGACCCCGATCGGCTGA